From the Trifolium pratense cultivar HEN17-A07 linkage group LG4, ARS_RC_1.1, whole genome shotgun sequence genome, the window TATTATTACCTTACTCTTGTTGAGCTGATTTGATTTGGTACAAGTTCGTCTATTACTTCGATATTAGCCTAAAACAATGTAGTGGGGAGATTTTAATTGACATAAAACTCACTAGCAAAACAATTCACTCAAAAGCTTTCCAACAAAAAGCATGGAAAACTGCATGAATTGAAGACAAAGCAAACCATGTTTCATAACTAATCACAAGGTTTTTTAACCACCAATACACAAACACAGAAGCTATAGTTTGACCTAATTGTGGTCAAATACAAGtgagaaaacaagaaaaagaaatttgaaaatgtCCACATTTCATTTAAAACGCATATTAGTAAATGTGGCAAAGCTTGGAAAGGTGATGTACCTGATTCTCATTCAAAATATTATCATCAGATATAGTCTTCTCAACATCTTGTCCTTCTCTGCGAATGCAGACTACTCCATAATCTCTGCATATACTCTTAACCTAATGTACAaatataaatgacaaaattatagtCCATTTTTGCACAATCAGTGACAAATTACTTTACATACAGAAAATAGACGTATACTCCATTTGTGCCTTATATATGTTGGAAGATGAAAAATGTCCTAACTTATTAACCACGCCAATTCTAACAATAACAACATTACAAAATCAATTATCTATTCTGTATAGAGAAACAGCCTAGGATCTAAATATAGACGATAGTAGAGTTCTCTATGCTACGTAATTGACAAGTACCTGTTCGGGAATCCAGAATCCAGGAATGCTAAAGGAATGAAGGAGATCAGAACCACAAACAAGCATGACCTTGAGGGATTCTACACTAATCAATACAAAAAGAAgttatttttttgctttcatAGCATCATGAGAAACTATTAGCACAAATTTAGAATCAAATGAACCAAACTATTAATGCATCTTTTAGACTACAGTCGCATCTCCTGACACTGAACATACAGATAATTTTTTAAGGCTGTAGTACCTACCATACAGAACCAAATAGCCCAGCTAATAATGTACCCCATAGCACTAAGAAATTATAGATATACTAGTACTAATTGACCGCCTACAACCAGAGGGAAGAAAAATATACTGAAATTAAAACACACATACGGAACCCTccctaaaaatatattgaaatacAGGATGTAGAAATAGACGTAACATAATTAGAAGTATATtggtaaagaaaaaattaatgcaGTTGACAATTTGAAGGATGTATTATAAAAAGGGATGTCCTATATTTAGGGACGGATTTACAACTAGTCattaagaaacaaaatatttgtaaaTGAACAACTAATCCTAAGCACCTACATGCTAGTTTTTTCCAATGTCATCAATGGCAGTGTTTCAATATTAAAAAGATTAAGAAAGCTCGTGCTTTTTCTTTCCCTTGTTTTTAATTTACGTTGGGAAGGGGGAGCATTCTGAGAAGGTAATTAGACTAACGTGCTTTCATTGAAGACTTGTCTGTCAAGCATACCTCTAGATACCAACCCTGTCTCGCAAATAGACGCGTGGACTCTGGACAGGACAGTTAAAGTGCGTTGATATGTGCTTTGATTTGCCTGTAGGAGTTTATAAACAGATAGAAATGAAATGAACAAAATCAGGCCAGCCAGACTGATATAATATCAAACTTTCTCCAATTCAAATGTTTCAATTTTGAAGTTTTCTCCATGCAAAAGGAATAGAAAGACATGTACAAGCTAAATATACCTCCCATGGATCAACCATTACAAACTCTGAACTTTTGCAGGCTAGATGACATAATTGTATTCGATGGTCAGCAGATATTAGATTCTGAATCAACATATAAGTGAAAGACAATTAGAAAAATCTGGGTGAGCTGATGCATTGTCCATGCTTCAAGTCCAAAGGGCTTTCGTCgtgttagaaaaaaaaaaagtaatttaaataatttaaggaATGTTTTAAACCACACTGAACGCTTAGCATATAAATTCCTTATTCAATGAGTTGATTTTGTTACAAGTTTTCCATAGACATGTATAGATATAATAAAGTAAGGATTTTTTTTCCGTCTTGGTTAGACAGCAGCATACCTTTTTCTTGTATGCATCGTTCACAGGTGACATGTATCCTCCAATTACACAGTAACCTTTGGAATTCAATGCATCTCTTGCAAGCTCtatcagaaagaaaagaaaaaaaaaaaaaaagcagaatataaatgaattttttttttaaaagacaagaatataaatgaaattgaaaattgaagcACTCAAAAGTCGAAAAATTGTGCCAACAACATTCCATCAAGTGGTACTAAAGTTAATAAGATGGAATATTCTACATGTATATATCTCTCTCTCCTCTTTTACCTTCATTTACGCAGTACGAACTCAGCTAAAAACTTAATGTAAGTTAATAAAAACGAAAACAACTATCCAACTCTTTAGAACACTGTTGGCAAGCTAATTTCAATAGCAATTATTGTACGTATTTTATCTGTATGGTAAGgtataaaattgattctggTATACACCGAACCCTACATAGAGTATATTTTGTTCATGGTTAACATTTGTTTAAGAAAGAAGTTCAATACTGGAATTTTCACATACTTTtaccaaaacaaacaccgtaaaTGGTAGTAAATAACTATCATGCCATGCATCTATACACTAACCCAGCAACAATTCACTCCGAATATTTTTTCACAAGATGAATCTGAAATGTTAATCTTCCCCCGTAATTCCACTATACTAAAAGGCAGAAAAAGAAACATGTCAAATCATTTAACAATTAACATGTTGAAGAATGAACTTAAAATCAAGATGCCATTTCTTTTTTGTGAAGTGGTTAAACAAAATCATTTAGATTGGACTACCAAAACAGTCATACATGTCTAAGGACAGTCACATAACAATTTTCCACGAAGCAAAGcttgaaaaaagaaaacaaaatgaatGAATCAAAGCATCAAATGAAACTCACCGAACATGCGTAAATGCATAAAAGTAGGCGG encodes:
- the LOC123923684 gene encoding nicotinamide/nicotinic acid mononucleotide adenylyltransferase isoform X1 translates to MDVPLPLDKLALKLISNEPSPGNTSNGKIYVVLVATGSFNPPTFMHLRMFELARDALNSKGYCVIGGYMSPVNDAYKKKNLISADHRIQLCHLACKSSEFVMVDPWEANQSTYQRTLTVLSRVHASICETGLVSRGMLDRQVFNESTVESLKVMLVCGSDLLHSFSIPGFWIPEQVKSICRDYGVVCIRREGQDVEKTISDDNILNENQANIEVIDELVPNQISSTRVRECIARGLSIKYLTADEVIDYIREHKLYLKSDDK
- the LOC123923684 gene encoding nicotinamide/nicotinic acid mononucleotide adenylyltransferase isoform X2 gives rise to the protein MDVPLPLDKLALKLISNEPSPGNTSNGKIYVVLVATGSFNPPTFMHLRMFELARDALNSKGYCVIGGYMSPVNDAYKKKNLISADHRIQLCHLACKSSEFVMVDPWEANQSTYQRTLTVLSRVHASICETGLVSRESLKVMLVCGSDLLHSFSIPGFWIPEQVKSICRDYGVVCIRREGQDVEKTISDDNILNENQANIEVIDELVPNQISSTRVRECIARGLSIKYLTADEVIDYIREHKLYLKSDDK